One part of the Lepeophtheirus salmonis chromosome 14, UVic_Lsal_1.4, whole genome shotgun sequence genome encodes these proteins:
- the LOC121129033 gene encoding uncharacterized protein → MRTITLSLLCISTILSISQTVSAFDHETSPTKRFPTLPFPYSNDRRYLQDLDLMETNAGDDMGFERTRRIPYFFPALHSKSFWKRVLPSLQDSIYKDEKRKKKRKRDEVEFEYLNQQRHRLPGDIVENQDVADVMNLLENNDKKRGIMYYYPNYRYAFFKDDKNGNHDKDDEDQKKRNRRESGGLFDRIRNDDPSDMGYD, encoded by the exons atGAGGACCATCACACTATCTTTACTTTGTATATCAACTATTCTCTCAATAAGTCAAACAGTTTCAGCTTTTGACCATG aaacgAGTCCCACAAAGCGCTTTCCAACCCTACCTTTCCCATATTCAAACGATAGAAGATATCTCCAAGATCTTGACCTGATGGAAACAAATGCAGGGGATGACATGGGCTTTGAACGAACCAGAAGGATTCCCTACTTTTTCCCAGCGTTACATTCAAAGTCCTTCTGGAAACGAGTATTACCATCTTTGCAAGACAGCATTTACAAAgatgagaaaaggaaaaagaagagGAAACGGGACGAAGTGGAATTTG AATATTTGAATCAACAGCGTCATCGATTACCAGGAGACATTGTAGAGAATCAGGACGTAGCAGATGTGATGAACTTACTag aaaacaatgataaaaagcGTGGGATCATGTACTACTACCCAAATTATCGTTATGCTTTCTTTAAAGACGATAAAAACG GCAATCATGACAAAGATGACGAAGATCAGAAAAAGAGGAATAGGCGCGAGAGTGGTGGACTTTTCGATCGGATTCGAAACGATGATCCCTCAGATATGGGCTATGATTGa
- the LOC121129031 gene encoding serine/threonine-protein kinase VRK1: MLRKRKISSSGDFNSKKKLRECDKEVILKVQRLQPEVRRSPNGFILPPPLPTGFKIKDNTKRVWVLASSIGIGGFGEIYSAASESNLKKKDFVIKVEPHSNGPLYVEINFYTRCAKKEDLQLKRPNHLGIPQFIASGSFTYNGQKFRFLVLPRLGDDLEKMSNHCNGYFHTKTACNVGFQVIDALQYIHSRGFVHKDIKGSNLLLDKKNKNKVYLADFGLASRYIHDGVHKPQAENLRMAHEGTLEYTSRDGHLGCFSRRGDIEVLFYNMIEWMGGCLPWDAPELKRPSYYKDAKFSAFNNPLDFLNSCFGVDGYPDFLYEYMMYLKGLQFAEIPDYNYLRKLLKASSGSSSKTLLFMKMPQKSIVTFNNTYSNQENVQPNFQSKSQFSSSSKRPSISHPSFCFKNNSRYLKDREKKTISLLQSSWDNPTPVMLEVIAKIKAKQQRELKTSRRSFLRHQVSKFWNPRKINRGKQISRSTRSLSSCTNQQALYKFDPKESLHLNRELLNLQSNLTNSKVIATRTHSSPNTISMTPRSLRQQVRNALDMGLGNIAHFLKSLYPFRMDKAT, translated from the exons ATGCTGCGGAAGAGGAAAATATCATCTTCTGGggattttaattccaaaaagaaGCTTCGAGAATGTGATAAAGAAGTGATTCTCAAAGTACAACGCCTGCAGCCTGAAGTTCGTCGATCCCCAAACGGTTTCATTCTTCCTCCTCCGCTCCCCACAGGATTTAAAATCAAGGATAATACCAAACGGGTATGGGTTTTGGCCTCTTCCATTGGAATCGGAGGCTTTGGAGAGATTTATTCGGCTGCTTCGGAGTCTAatctaaagaaaaaagattttgtcATTAAAGTG gagcctcattccAATGGACCCCTCTACgttgaaattaatttctataCTCGTTgtgcaaaaaaagaagatttacaACTCAAAAGACCTAATCATCTTGGAATACCCCAGTTCATTGCATCTGGTTCTTTCACTTATAATGGACAAAAATTCCGATTTCTTGTTTTACCTCGACTGGGAGATGACTTGGAAAAGATGTCCAATCATTGCAATGGATACTTTCATACAAAAACAGCTTGTAATGTCGGATTTCAAGTG ATTGATGCCCTCCAATACATCCATTCCCGCGGTTTCGTACACAAGGATATTAAAGGCTCTAACCTCCttctagataaaaaaaataagaacaaagtTTATTTAGCTGATTTTGGACTCGCGTCTAGGTATATACATGATGGAGTGCACAAACCCCAGGCAGAAAACTTGCGAATGGCCCATGAAGGGACATTAGAGTATACCAGTAGAGATGGTCATTTAGGATGCTTCTCCAGGAGAGGGGATATTGAAGTCTTGTTTTATAACATGATTGAATGGATGGGTGGATG cctTCCATGGGATGCTCCAGAACTAAAAAGACCAAGTTACTATAAAGATGCAAAATTTTCTGCTTTTAACAATCCGCTTGATTTCTTAAACTCTTGTTTTGGTGTAGATGGCTATCCAG ATTTCTTATACGAATACATGATGTATTTAAAGGGCCTTCAATTTGCTGAGATTCCTGACTATAATTACCTTAGAAAGCTCTTAAAAGCTAGCTCAGGATCATCATCAAAGACCCTTTTATTCATGAAGATGCCTCAAAAATCAATAGTGACTTTTAATAACACTTATTCGAATCAGGAGAATGTTCAACCCAATTTTCAGTCAAAGAGTCAATTCTCCTCCTCATCTAAACGACCTTCCATTTCCCATCCctctttttgtttcaaaaataactcCAGATATTTGAAAGATCgtgaaaaaaagacaatttcaCTCCTGCAAAGTAGTTGGGATAATCCTACTCCTGTTATGCTCGAGGTCATTGCTAAAATCAAGGCAAAACAACAGAGGGAACTAAAGACTTCAAGGAG atcctTCTTACGTCAtcaagtttcaaaattttggaaccCAAGAAAAATTAATAGGGGGAAACAAATATCCCGATCAACTAGAAGCTTATCCTCATGTACTAATCAACAGGCCCTATATAAGTTCG atCCAAAAGAATCCCTTCATTTAAATAGAGAGTTGTTGAATCTACAAAGTAACCTTACAAATTCTAAAGTGATTGCTACTCGAACCCATTCATCACCCAACACCATATCTATGACACCTAGATCCCTTCGGCAGCAAGTGCGAAATGCACTTGACATGGGTCTAGGCAATAtcgctcattttttaaaatctctaTATCCTTTTCGAATGGATAAAGCAACAtag